The following are encoded in a window of Vicia villosa cultivar HV-30 ecotype Madison, WI unplaced genomic scaffold, Vvil1.0 ctg.001188F_1_1, whole genome shotgun sequence genomic DNA:
- the LOC131633898 gene encoding protein PHYTOCHROME KINASE SUBSTRATE 1-like: MFYSSSTQMQTFNSNDAIFSPNLNNKEMNLIGKIGESSQIMNPFINQRNSPLHQIEKTEESGEIGVFGAEKYFNRKVVESPRASTKYQVEYGTPSISSASTWNSQNALLKKDSEKNIKDKVHSKSVLSSLGFICSCSDKNSVDISDHAGEISFNNRTSNHGAVHGKTTPKKVFNLGLDDDVSIKIRKPSSEIFINKDVYFQKQENLSVGLNSEKNSVASDSRNHLVKMQIPLDEENIPRKSLEVFGSPNPILTNSKRISLSIDKRLIFSSKMEEIVDANYDDDDDAGSDASSDLFEIESLKEKSSNSFLNRRTSDAASTCYAPSEASVEWSVVTASAVVMSECEDQMSEFTVRSPLKAPLKPKVSRELSRLRPGILLGCKSHKAVRVAGDAFITYEKQSLSPKIVNRNKNNVISQVARFPGETDIGAKTRHGQYGSNSPNASKLLYISQ; this comes from the coding sequence ATGTTTTATTCGTCTTCTACTCAGATGCAAACTTTTAACTCAAATGATGCTATTTTCTCtccaaacttgaataacaaggaAATGAACTTGATAGGAAAAATTGGTGAATCAAGCCAAATAATGAACCCCTTTATCAACCAAAGAAACTCTCCTCTACATCAAATAGAAAAGACAGAAGAGAGTGGAGAAATTGGAGTATTTGGAGCTGAAAAATACTTCAACAGAAAAGTAGTTGAATCTCCAAGAGCTTCTACAAAGTACCAAGTTGAGTATGGAACTCCAAGTATTAGTTCTGCATCAACATGGAACAGCCAAAATGCACTCTTAAAGAAAGATTCtgaaaaaaatatcaaagatAAGGTGCATTCTAAGAGTGTTCTATCAAGTCTTGGTTTCatatgctcttgttctgataagAATTCTGTTGATATCAGTGATCATGCAGGTGAAATCAGTTTTAATAACAGAACTTCTAATCATGGTGCAGTTCATGGAAAAACAACGCCGAAAAAAGTATTCAATCTTGGTCTTGATGATGATGtttcaattaaaataagaaaGCCTAGTTCAGAAATTTTCATCAATAAAGATGTTTACTTTCAAAAGCAAGAGAATTTAAGTGTAGGATTAAACAGTGAAAAGAATAGTGTTGCTTCTGACTCAAGAAACCACCTTGTTAAAATGCAAATTCCATTAGATGAAGAAAATATACCAAGAAAATCACTTGAAGTATTTGGATCACCAAATCCAATATTGACCAATAGCAAAAGAATTTCCTTGAGCATTGATAAAAGGTTGATATTTTCTTccaaaatggaagaaattgttgATGCAaactatgatgatgatgatgatgctggaAGTGATGCAAGTTCTGATTTGTTTGAGATTGAGAGCCTCAAAGAAAAATCTTCCAATAGTTTTCTTAATAGACGGACATCAGATGCTGCTTCAACTTGTTACGCGCCGAGTGAGGCGAGCGTAGAATGGAGTGTGGTTACTGCTAGTGCTGTAGTTATGTCAGAATGTGAAGATCAAATGTCTGAATTTACAGTAAGGAGTCCACTAAAGGCACCATTGAAACCAAAGGTCAGTAGGGAGTTATCGAGGCTGCGTCCAGGTATCTTGTTGGGATGCAAGAGCCACAAAGCAGTTAGAGTTGCTGGTGATGCATTCATAACATATGAGAAACAAAGTTTAAGTCCTAAAATTGTTAACAGAAACAAAAACAATGTTATTTCTCAGGTGGCAAGGTTTCCAGGAGAGACAGATATTGGTGCAAAAACAAGGCATGGACAATATGGTTCTAACTCACCAAATGCATCAAAATTACTCTACATTTCACAATAG